Proteins encoded in a region of the Kiritimatiellia bacterium genome:
- a CDS encoding polysaccharide pyruvyl transferase family protein: MKIGILTYHHVMNYGAMLQAYALSRYLRDCGHSVETIDYRPTKAIEAYRKAFFENNPYEREHRVRQERFDDFLRREIPLSPRPFETREGFDELRGRYACTITGSDEVWNINSFRGYDPSYFLDFAEGGRRVAYAATFGFTATTGAHRGEITRLLSAFSALGVRDEHTMRILRDECGLSSVKTVDPTLLLDSYERVAVPPPESGYVLVYANCSEAEAEYVRRFAERVRKPVVAIAYPLAGAINKMELSPAEWIGYYAAADYIFNGFFHGIIFSLIYRKPFTAFLSSSKAMKMGDLLSDIGLSSRLVKIGSTSDPLPDPELDYSESEPRLARARDESRAFLRTALATSPS, encoded by the coding sequence ATGAAAATCGGAATCCTCACGTATCACCACGTCATGAATTACGGCGCGATGCTGCAAGCCTACGCGCTCTCCCGCTATCTGCGGGACTGCGGGCATAGCGTCGAAACCATCGATTATCGGCCGACCAAAGCGATCGAGGCCTATCGCAAGGCGTTCTTCGAAAACAATCCCTATGAGCGCGAGCACCGAGTCCGCCAGGAAAGGTTCGACGACTTTCTCCGCCGCGAGATTCCGTTGAGTCCGCGGCCGTTCGAGACGCGCGAGGGATTCGACGAGCTCCGCGGGCGGTACGCGTGCACCATCACCGGCAGCGATGAGGTTTGGAACATCAACTCATTCCGCGGCTACGATCCCTCCTATTTCCTCGATTTCGCGGAGGGGGGCCGTCGCGTCGCGTACGCCGCCACATTCGGATTCACCGCCACCACGGGCGCCCACCGCGGGGAAATCACGCGACTGTTGTCCGCATTCAGCGCGCTCGGCGTGCGGGACGAACACACGATGCGCATTCTGCGCGACGAATGCGGGCTGTCCTCCGTGAAAACAGTTGACCCCACGCTCCTACTCGACAGCTACGAGCGTGTCGCGGTTCCTCCGCCCGAGTCCGGATACGTGCTCGTCTACGCGAATTGCTCGGAGGCCGAGGCGGAATATGTCCGCCGTTTCGCCGAGCGGGTTCGAAAACCCGTCGTTGCTATTGCGTATCCTTTGGCCGGCGCCATCAACAAAATGGAGCTCTCGCCGGCGGAATGGATCGGCTACTACGCGGCGGCCGATTACATCTTCAACGGGTTCTTCCACGGCATCATTTTTTCACTGATTTACCGTAAGCCGTTCACCGCGTTTCTCTCCTCGAGCAAGGCGATGAAAATGGGCGATCTGCTGAGCGACATCGGGTTGTCCAGTCGTCTTGTGAAAATCGGCAGCACCTCGGATCCGCTGCCGGATCCCGAGCTGGATTACTCCGAATCTGAACCCCGTTTGGCTCGAGCCCGAGACGAATCTCGCGCCTTCCTCCGAACGGCCCTCGCAACGTCGCCGAGCTGA